One segment of Theobroma cacao cultivar B97-61/B2 chromosome 9, Criollo_cocoa_genome_V2, whole genome shotgun sequence DNA contains the following:
- the LOC18588393 gene encoding receptor-like serine/threonine-protein kinase ALE2 isoform X3, with translation MLYGMGMLMPLILQLARLCIIGFPLIVQESSGHNASPSPAKFFMFPPAEGIPSAVEQRSDAPNTLSQPNDLHSPPALPPLMSASVPETTEGHARSFSPSNSMELPPYNTAPPPVTVEEGVPSLAPSTPAVLPPFDTAPPPMLVQVHTPSKSPTALQKKEPIMKSPPSVPDAPAPVASPSRNLPQNSPAIHPFPSITPTQNSPENSPVVHQTPFAPPLRNPAQNSPPTQSSRRSAFPPISNQRNSSSNRAPVLEPTAPAPVAPPLRNPPQNSPAIHFSKPHALPPSANQGNSSNKTAPVMEPIAPVPVATPSGNSPRNQTAIHPRGPALAPSVPIPEPTAPAVASPPRKLERTTPPVHSIMPPSILPVVSPPEESPHISPTIHPNVPEGTPSQLPDPDISPVSTPPSSINWKNDGIPVASPRNEIHKPMPPLSHTPENGSSSAKSPLAPKAVRHPGNSPVSSLAPSNKGYNPPALSPSISFHKHQHKRNGRTSPAPASSYLISPPPLKQQGPVISPAFLPGRRRRHYAPAPLHSVSPSHSAVPSSAGTVSPVPSPSPMTASRQTKMPLSPPKVSPSVSPLRSPKVPPPPPVMSFPPPPPNEDCSTTICTEPYTNTPPGSPCGCVLPMQVGLRLSVALYTFFPLVSELATEIAAGVFMRQSQVRIIGANAASEQPEKTVVLIDLVPLGEKFDNTTAFLTYQRFWHKQVAIKTSFFGDYEVLYVHYLGLPPSPPLPPSDIDIMDAGPYSGNDNNARAIKPLGVDVHGKRHKNVLSGGVIAIIVLSALVAMVLCSAIAWVLLFRRTNHASQQAATTQPPQTSLAKPSGSAGSMVGSGLSSTSLSFGSSIVAYTGSAKTFSTSDIEKATNNFDASRILGEGGFGRVYSGVLEDGTKVAVKVLKRDDQQGGREFLAEVEMLSRLHHRNLVKLIGICTEERNRCLVYELIPNGSVESHLHGVDKDSAPLDWDARIKIALGAARGLAYLHEDSSPRVIHRDFKSSNILLEHDFTPKVSDFGLARTAMDEEGRHISTRVMGTFGYVAPEYAMTGHLLVKSDVYSYGVVLLELLTGRKPVDMTQPPGQENLVAWARPLLTTKEGLETIIDPSLSSDVPFDSVAKVAAIASMCVQPEVSHRPFMGEVVQALKLVSNECDEAKEVGSRCSSQDDLSIELDARVSTGSGQLADPLQSHYLIPNYDTGLDTERGLSVSDLFSSSARFGRQSSGSFRRHCSSGPLRTATGSRFWQKVQRLSRGSISEHGVMMRFWPGSH, from the exons ATGCTTTATGGGATGGGGATGTTGATGCCACTGATTCTCCAGCTTGCCAGACTCTGCATCATTGGCTTTCCTTTAATTGTTCAGGAATCTTCAG GGCACAATGCATCCCCGTCTCCAGCAAAGTTTTTTATGTTTCCTCCTGCAGAAGGAATCCCTAGTGCTGTTGAACAAAGAAGCGATGCACCAAACACACTCTCTCAGCCAAATG ATTTGCATTCTCCTCCAGCATTACCACCTCTTATGTCTGCCTCAGTGCCTGAAACGACTGAAGGGCATGCACGTTCCTTTTCCCCGAGTAATTCAATGGAATTGCCACCATATAATACAGCTCCGCCTCCAGTTACCGTTGAAGAAGGTGTACCATCCTTGGCACCAAGTACTCCTGCGGTGTTGCCACCATTTGATACAGCTCCTCCACCTATGCTTGTTCAAGTACACACACCATCAAAGTCACCAACTGCTCTGCAGAAAAAGGAACCAATTATGAAGTCTCCTCCCTCAGTGCCAGATGCTCCAG CTCCAGTTGCATCACCCTCAAGGAATTTGCCTCAGAATTCACCAGCTATCCACCCAT TTCCATCAATAACACCAACACAGAATTCTCCAGAAAATTCACCAGTTGTCCATCAAA CTCCATTTGCACCGCCATTGAGGAATCCAGCACAAAATTCCCCACCCACTCAATCCAGTAGGCGAAGTGCTTTCCCCCCAATTTCTAATCAAAGAAATTCATCAAGTAATAGGGCACCTGTTTTGGAGCCAACTGCTCCAG CTCCAGTTGCACCACCATTGAGGAATCCACCACAAAATTCCCCAGCCATTCACTTCAGTAAGCCACATGCCTTGCCCCCAAGTGCCAATCAAGGAAATTCATCAAATAAGACAGCACCTGTTATGGAGCCAATTGCTCCAG TTCCAGTCGCAACACCTTCGGGAAATTCACCACGAAATCAAACAGCCATTCACCCAAGGGGGCCTGCTTTAGCACCAAGTGTTCCTATTCCAGAGCCCACTGCTCCAG CAGTTGCATCTCCCCCAAGGAAATTAGAAAGGACCACACCACCTGTCCACTCAATCATGCCACCGTCCATTTTACCAG TTGTATCACCACCAGAAGAATCACCCCACATTTCACCAACCATCCACCCAAATGTGCCAGAAGGAACTCCATCTCAGTTACCAG ATCCTGATATCTCTCCTGTTTCAACTCCACCCTCGAGCATTAACTGGAAAAATGATGGAATACCAGTTGCGTCACCTAGGAATGAGATACACAAGCCAATGCCACCTTTGAGCCATACCCCAGAAAATG GTTCTTCCTCAGCCAAATCTCCTTTGGCACCCAAAGCTGTGAGGCACCCTGGTAATTCTCCTGTTTCATCTCTTGCTCCTTCAAATAAAGGGTATAACCCTCCTGCATTGTCACCTTCAATCTCGTTTCATAAGCATCAACATAAAAGAAATGGAAGAACCAGTCCTGCTCCTGCATCATCATACCTGATTTCACCTCCTCCTCTGAAACAGCAAG GTCCAGTTATCTCTCCAGCATTTCTTCCTGGAAGAAGGCGAAGACACTATGCTCCTGCACCTCTTCATTCTG TTTCCCCATCCCATTCTGCTGTTCCTTCGTCAGCAGGCACTGTTTCTCCTGTTCCTTCACCATCTCCAATGACTGCATCTAGGCAGACCAAAA TGCCACTTAGCCCCCCAAAAGTTTCTCCTTCTGTGTCGCCATTGAGGAGTCCCAAGGTGCCACCTCCGCCACCAGTTATGTCATTTCCACCTCCACCTCCTAATGAAG ATTGTTCAACAACTATTTGCACAGAACCTTATACAAATACACCTCCTGGATCTCCTTGTGGCTGTGTCTTGCCAATGCAAGTTGGATTACGCCTGAGTGTTGCTCTCTATACTTTCTTCCCTTTGGTTTCTGAGCTGGCAACAGAAATTGCTGCTGGAGTTTTTATGAGACAAAGTCAAGTTCGCATTATTGGAGCTAATGCTGCTAGTGAGCAACCCGAGAAGACAGTTGTCCTTATAGACTTGGTACCGCTTGGTGAAAAATTTGATAACACCACAGCCTTTTTAACTTATCAGAGATTTTGGCATAAACAAGTTGCTATAAAAACTTCATTTTTTGGGGATTATGAAGTATTATATGTGCACTATCTTG GTTTGCCTCCTTCTCCACCTTTGCCCCCTTCCGACATTGATATAATGGATGCTGGACCATATTCTGGTAATGACAACAATGCGAGGGCTATAAAGCCCCTTGGTGTTGATGTGCATGGAAAGCGGCATAAAAATGTGCTTAGTGGCGGCGTGATTGCTATAATTGTTCTGTCTGCTTTGGTGGCTATGGTGTTATGCTCTGCCATTGCATGGGTTTTGCTTTTCAGACGTACAAATCATGCTAGTCAACAAGCAGCAACTACACAGCCTCCGCAAACATCTCTTGCCAAACCATCAG GTTCTGCTGGGTCAATGGTTGGAAGCGGTCTAAGTTCCACATCACTGTCATTTGGCTCTAGCATTGTAGCTTATACAGGATCTGCAAAGACCTTCAGTACAAGTGATATAGAAAAAGCCACTAACAATTTTGATGCTTCAAGAATACTTGGGGAAGGTGGATTTGGTCGTGTTTATAGTGGTGTTCTTGAAGATGGAACTAAAGTGGCAGTCAAAGTTCTGAAGAGAGATGATCAGCAAGGTGGCAGGGAATTCTTGGCTGAGGTGGAGATGCTTAGCCGTCTTCACCACAGAAACTTGGTGAAGTTGATTGGTATATGCACAGAGGAGCGCAACCGCTGCTTGGTTTATGAACTCATTCCAAATGGCAGTGTTGAATCTCACTTGCATG GAGTTGACAAGGATTCTGCACCACTTGACTGGGATGCCCGGATAAAGATAGCCCTTGGTGCTGCTCGTGGGCTGGCTTATCTCCATGAAGATTCAAGCCCACGTGTCATCCACCGGGATTTTAAGTCAAGCAACATCTTGTTGGAGCATGATTTCACACCAAAAGTGTCTGACTTTGGTTTGGCTCGAACTGCCATGGACGAGGAAGGCAGGCACATATCAACACGTGTCATGGGAACTTTTGG GTATGTGGCTCCTGAGTATGCAATGACTGGCCATCTACTTGTGAAGAGTGATGTTTACAGCTATGGTGTAGTCCTTCTTGAGCTTCTGACGGGGAGAAAACCAGTAGATATGACACAGCCACCAGGTCAGGAGAATCTAGTTGCATGGGCTCGTCCTCTTCTCACAACCAAAGAAGGGTTAGAAACAATTATAGATCCATCGCTAAGTTCTGATGTTCCTTTTGATAGTGTGGCCAAAGTAGCAGCAATAGCTTCAATGTGTGTTCAACCTGAGGTATCACACCGACCTTTTATGGGTGAGGTTGTTCAGGCTTTAAAACTAGTAAGTAACGAATGCGATGAGGCAAAAGAAGTAGGTTCAAGATGTTCTAGTCAGGATGATTTGTCCATTGAACTGGATGCTAGGGTTAGTACTGGCTCAGGACAATTGGCTGATCCCTTGCAAAGCCATTATTTGATTCCTAACTATGACACTGGTCTTGATACTGAGAGAGGACTATCGGTGTCAGATTTGTTTAGTTCATCAGCAAGATTTGGAAGGCAATCATCTGGGTCATTTCGGAGGCACTGTAGCTCAGGTCCCCTGAGAACAGCAACGGGCAGTCGTTTCTGGCAAAAAGTGCAAAGATTGTCTAGGGGCAGCATCAGTGAACATGGTGTTATGATGAGGTTCTGGCCAGGGTCACATTGA
- the LOC18588393 gene encoding receptor-like serine/threonine-protein kinase ALE2 isoform X1 has translation MLYGMGMLMPLILQLARLCIIGFPLIVQESSGHNASPSPAKFFMFPPAEGIPSAVEQRSDAPNTLSQPNGSDLHSPPALPPLMSASVPETTEGHARSFSPSNSMELPPYNTAPPPVTVEEGVPSLAPSTPAVLPPFDTAPPPMLVQVHTPSKSPTALQKKEPIMKSPPSVPDAPAPVASPSRNLPQNSPAIHPFPSITPTQNSPENSPVVHQTPFAPPLRNPAQNSPPTQSSRRSAFPPISNQRNSSSNRAPVLEPTAPAPVAPPLRNPPQNSPAIHFSKPHALPPSANQGNSSNKTAPVMEPIAPVPVATPSGNSPRNQTAIHPRGPALAPSVPIPEPTAPAVASPPRKLERTTPPVHSIMPPSILPVVSPPEESPHISPTIHPNVPEGTPSQLPDPDISPVSTPPSSINWKNDGIPVASPRNEIHKPMPPLSHTPENGSSSAKSPLAPKAVRHPGNSPVSSLAPSNKGYNPPALSPSISFHKHQHKRNGRTSPAPASSYLISPPPLKQQGPVISPAFLPGRRRRHYAPAPLHSVSPSHSAVPSSAGTVSPVPSPSPMTASRQTKMPLSPPKVSPSVSPLRSPKVPPPPPVMSFPPPPPNEDCSTTICTEPYTNTPPGSPCGCVLPMQVGLRLSVALYTFFPLVSELATEIAAGVFMRQSQVRIIGANAASEQPEKTVVLIDLVPLGEKFDNTTAFLTYQRFWHKQVAIKTSFFGDYEVLYVHYLGLPPSPPLPPSDIDIMDAGPYSGNDNNARAIKPLGVDVHGKRHKNVLSGGVIAIIVLSALVAMVLCSAIAWVLLFRRTNHASQQAATTQPPQTSLAKPSGSAGSMVGSGLSSTSLSFGSSIVAYTGSAKTFSTSDIEKATNNFDASRILGEGGFGRVYSGVLEDGTKVAVKVLKRDDQQGGREFLAEVEMLSRLHHRNLVKLIGICTEERNRCLVYELIPNGSVESHLHGVDKDSAPLDWDARIKIALGAARGLAYLHEDSSPRVIHRDFKSSNILLEHDFTPKVSDFGLARTAMDEEGRHISTRVMGTFGYVAPEYAMTGHLLVKSDVYSYGVVLLELLTGRKPVDMTQPPGQENLVAWARPLLTTKEGLETIIDPSLSSDVPFDSVAKVAAIASMCVQPEVSHRPFMGEVVQALKLVSNECDEAKEVGSRCSSQDDLSIELDARVSTGSGQLADPLQSHYLIPNYDTGLDTERGLSVSDLFSSSARFGRQSSGSFRRHCSSGPLRTATGSRFWQKVQRLSRGSISEHGVMMRFWPGSH, from the exons ATGCTTTATGGGATGGGGATGTTGATGCCACTGATTCTCCAGCTTGCCAGACTCTGCATCATTGGCTTTCCTTTAATTGTTCAGGAATCTTCAG GGCACAATGCATCCCCGTCTCCAGCAAAGTTTTTTATGTTTCCTCCTGCAGAAGGAATCCCTAGTGCTGTTGAACAAAGAAGCGATGCACCAAACACACTCTCTCAGCCAAATG GTTCAGATTTGCATTCTCCTCCAGCATTACCACCTCTTATGTCTGCCTCAGTGCCTGAAACGACTGAAGGGCATGCACGTTCCTTTTCCCCGAGTAATTCAATGGAATTGCCACCATATAATACAGCTCCGCCTCCAGTTACCGTTGAAGAAGGTGTACCATCCTTGGCACCAAGTACTCCTGCGGTGTTGCCACCATTTGATACAGCTCCTCCACCTATGCTTGTTCAAGTACACACACCATCAAAGTCACCAACTGCTCTGCAGAAAAAGGAACCAATTATGAAGTCTCCTCCCTCAGTGCCAGATGCTCCAG CTCCAGTTGCATCACCCTCAAGGAATTTGCCTCAGAATTCACCAGCTATCCACCCAT TTCCATCAATAACACCAACACAGAATTCTCCAGAAAATTCACCAGTTGTCCATCAAA CTCCATTTGCACCGCCATTGAGGAATCCAGCACAAAATTCCCCACCCACTCAATCCAGTAGGCGAAGTGCTTTCCCCCCAATTTCTAATCAAAGAAATTCATCAAGTAATAGGGCACCTGTTTTGGAGCCAACTGCTCCAG CTCCAGTTGCACCACCATTGAGGAATCCACCACAAAATTCCCCAGCCATTCACTTCAGTAAGCCACATGCCTTGCCCCCAAGTGCCAATCAAGGAAATTCATCAAATAAGACAGCACCTGTTATGGAGCCAATTGCTCCAG TTCCAGTCGCAACACCTTCGGGAAATTCACCACGAAATCAAACAGCCATTCACCCAAGGGGGCCTGCTTTAGCACCAAGTGTTCCTATTCCAGAGCCCACTGCTCCAG CAGTTGCATCTCCCCCAAGGAAATTAGAAAGGACCACACCACCTGTCCACTCAATCATGCCACCGTCCATTTTACCAG TTGTATCACCACCAGAAGAATCACCCCACATTTCACCAACCATCCACCCAAATGTGCCAGAAGGAACTCCATCTCAGTTACCAG ATCCTGATATCTCTCCTGTTTCAACTCCACCCTCGAGCATTAACTGGAAAAATGATGGAATACCAGTTGCGTCACCTAGGAATGAGATACACAAGCCAATGCCACCTTTGAGCCATACCCCAGAAAATG GTTCTTCCTCAGCCAAATCTCCTTTGGCACCCAAAGCTGTGAGGCACCCTGGTAATTCTCCTGTTTCATCTCTTGCTCCTTCAAATAAAGGGTATAACCCTCCTGCATTGTCACCTTCAATCTCGTTTCATAAGCATCAACATAAAAGAAATGGAAGAACCAGTCCTGCTCCTGCATCATCATACCTGATTTCACCTCCTCCTCTGAAACAGCAAG GTCCAGTTATCTCTCCAGCATTTCTTCCTGGAAGAAGGCGAAGACACTATGCTCCTGCACCTCTTCATTCTG TTTCCCCATCCCATTCTGCTGTTCCTTCGTCAGCAGGCACTGTTTCTCCTGTTCCTTCACCATCTCCAATGACTGCATCTAGGCAGACCAAAA TGCCACTTAGCCCCCCAAAAGTTTCTCCTTCTGTGTCGCCATTGAGGAGTCCCAAGGTGCCACCTCCGCCACCAGTTATGTCATTTCCACCTCCACCTCCTAATGAAG ATTGTTCAACAACTATTTGCACAGAACCTTATACAAATACACCTCCTGGATCTCCTTGTGGCTGTGTCTTGCCAATGCAAGTTGGATTACGCCTGAGTGTTGCTCTCTATACTTTCTTCCCTTTGGTTTCTGAGCTGGCAACAGAAATTGCTGCTGGAGTTTTTATGAGACAAAGTCAAGTTCGCATTATTGGAGCTAATGCTGCTAGTGAGCAACCCGAGAAGACAGTTGTCCTTATAGACTTGGTACCGCTTGGTGAAAAATTTGATAACACCACAGCCTTTTTAACTTATCAGAGATTTTGGCATAAACAAGTTGCTATAAAAACTTCATTTTTTGGGGATTATGAAGTATTATATGTGCACTATCTTG GTTTGCCTCCTTCTCCACCTTTGCCCCCTTCCGACATTGATATAATGGATGCTGGACCATATTCTGGTAATGACAACAATGCGAGGGCTATAAAGCCCCTTGGTGTTGATGTGCATGGAAAGCGGCATAAAAATGTGCTTAGTGGCGGCGTGATTGCTATAATTGTTCTGTCTGCTTTGGTGGCTATGGTGTTATGCTCTGCCATTGCATGGGTTTTGCTTTTCAGACGTACAAATCATGCTAGTCAACAAGCAGCAACTACACAGCCTCCGCAAACATCTCTTGCCAAACCATCAG GTTCTGCTGGGTCAATGGTTGGAAGCGGTCTAAGTTCCACATCACTGTCATTTGGCTCTAGCATTGTAGCTTATACAGGATCTGCAAAGACCTTCAGTACAAGTGATATAGAAAAAGCCACTAACAATTTTGATGCTTCAAGAATACTTGGGGAAGGTGGATTTGGTCGTGTTTATAGTGGTGTTCTTGAAGATGGAACTAAAGTGGCAGTCAAAGTTCTGAAGAGAGATGATCAGCAAGGTGGCAGGGAATTCTTGGCTGAGGTGGAGATGCTTAGCCGTCTTCACCACAGAAACTTGGTGAAGTTGATTGGTATATGCACAGAGGAGCGCAACCGCTGCTTGGTTTATGAACTCATTCCAAATGGCAGTGTTGAATCTCACTTGCATG GAGTTGACAAGGATTCTGCACCACTTGACTGGGATGCCCGGATAAAGATAGCCCTTGGTGCTGCTCGTGGGCTGGCTTATCTCCATGAAGATTCAAGCCCACGTGTCATCCACCGGGATTTTAAGTCAAGCAACATCTTGTTGGAGCATGATTTCACACCAAAAGTGTCTGACTTTGGTTTGGCTCGAACTGCCATGGACGAGGAAGGCAGGCACATATCAACACGTGTCATGGGAACTTTTGG GTATGTGGCTCCTGAGTATGCAATGACTGGCCATCTACTTGTGAAGAGTGATGTTTACAGCTATGGTGTAGTCCTTCTTGAGCTTCTGACGGGGAGAAAACCAGTAGATATGACACAGCCACCAGGTCAGGAGAATCTAGTTGCATGGGCTCGTCCTCTTCTCACAACCAAAGAAGGGTTAGAAACAATTATAGATCCATCGCTAAGTTCTGATGTTCCTTTTGATAGTGTGGCCAAAGTAGCAGCAATAGCTTCAATGTGTGTTCAACCTGAGGTATCACACCGACCTTTTATGGGTGAGGTTGTTCAGGCTTTAAAACTAGTAAGTAACGAATGCGATGAGGCAAAAGAAGTAGGTTCAAGATGTTCTAGTCAGGATGATTTGTCCATTGAACTGGATGCTAGGGTTAGTACTGGCTCAGGACAATTGGCTGATCCCTTGCAAAGCCATTATTTGATTCCTAACTATGACACTGGTCTTGATACTGAGAGAGGACTATCGGTGTCAGATTTGTTTAGTTCATCAGCAAGATTTGGAAGGCAATCATCTGGGTCATTTCGGAGGCACTGTAGCTCAGGTCCCCTGAGAACAGCAACGGGCAGTCGTTTCTGGCAAAAAGTGCAAAGATTGTCTAGGGGCAGCATCAGTGAACATGGTGTTATGATGAGGTTCTGGCCAGGGTCACATTGA